A section of the Pseudorasbora parva isolate DD20220531a chromosome 2, ASM2467924v1, whole genome shotgun sequence genome encodes:
- the rdm1 gene encoding RAD52 motif-containing protein 1, which yields MDIEVDIIEFRVPLENNKTIFIWDIQPQFSEAYIYECLWGVYSAFGALYLLKVCPNATVAEPGFYAMVKFYSSVQASKAQRATDKQCLFQSSPLKVRLSTKQNLSFYSTQPLSLSKCHNLANHYLGFSGWSTRIITLKDISKCVDAGFQEETDDQSVLLKYGCIAELTLPRHGVSCQGVGVAEEIVDNDRDPEEKLRKRGTLMKRAKDKAVVVAFEKVLLMILGNGKVAIEIKYDPDEILPEENSEGVIKINDISWNEFEGADISTEEDFPWDLTVDLPH from the exons ATGGATATTGAGGTCGATATCATTGAGTTTCGAGTCCCCCTCGAAAACaacaaaactatttttatttgggACATCCAGCCACAATTTTCAGAGGCCTACATTTAT GAGTGCCTGTGGGGTGTGTATTCAGCATTTGGAGCTCTTTACCTTTTGAAGGTGTGTCCTAATGCCACGGTGGCAGAACCTGGGTTCTACGCGATGGTGAAGTTCTATTCATCAGTACAGGCGTCCAAAGCTCAGCGGGCCACTGATAAACAGTGTCTTTTCCAAAGCTCTCCTTTAAAG GTCCGATTGAGCACAAAGCAGAATCTGTCCTTCTATAGCACTCAACCTCTTAGTCTGTCCAAATGTCACAACCTGGCTAATCACTATCTGGGCTTCAGCGGCTGGTCTACTCGCATTATCACT TTGAAGGACATCTCAAAATGTGTGGATGCCGGGTTTCAAGAAGAAACAGATGACCAGAGTGTGCTTTTGAAATATGGCTGCATAGCAGAGTTGACCTTACCACGGCATGGAGTGAGCTGCCAGGGGGTCGGTGTGGCAGAGGAGATCGTTGACAACGATCGAG ACCCAGAGGAAAAGCTGAGAAAAAGAGGGACACTAATGAAACGAGCCAAAGACAAAGCTGTGGTGGTTGCCTTTGAAAAAGTGCTTCTCATGATCTTGG GAAATGGAAAAGTAGCAATTGAAATCAAGTATGATCCAGATGAGATCCTTCCAGAGGAGAACTCAGAAGGAGTCATAAAA ATAAATGACATCTCCTGGAATGAGTTTGAGGGTGCTGACATTAGTACTGAGGAGGATTTCCCATGGGACCTCACTGTTGACCTCCCTCATTGA
- the gh1 gene encoding somatotropin has protein sequence MAKALVLLSVVLVSLLVNQGRASENQRLFNNAVIRVQHLHQLAAKMINDFEDNLLPEERRQLSKIFPLSFCNSDSIEAPTGKDETQKSSMLKLLRISFRLIESWEFPSQTLSGTVSNSLTVGNPNQITEKLADLKVGISVLIKGCLDGQPNMDDNDSLPLPFEDFYLTMGESSLRESFRLLACFKKDMHKVETYLRVANCRRSLDSNCTL, from the exons ATGGCTAAAG CATTGGTGCTGTTGTCGGTGGTGCTGGTTAGTTTGTTGGTGAACCAGGGGAGAGCTTCTGAGAACCAGCGGCTCTTCAACAACGCAGTCATCCGTGTTCAACACCTGCATCAGCTGGCTGCAAAAATGATTAACGACTTC gaggaCAACCTGTTACCTGAGGAACGCAGACAGCTGAGTAAAATCTTTCCTCTGTCTTTCTGTAACTCCGACTCCATTGAGGCGCCCACTGGAAAAGATGAAACACAGAAGAGCTCA atgTTGAAGCTCCTTCGCATCTCTTTCCGCCTCATTGAGTCCTGGGAGTTCCCCAGCCAGACCCTGAGTGGAACCGTCTCTAACAGCCTGACCGTCGGGAACCCCAACCAGATCACTGAGAAGCTGGCCGATTTGAAAGTGGGCATCAGTGTGCTCATCAAG GGATGTCTGGATGGTCAACCAAACATGGATGATAACGACTCCCTGCCGCTGCCTTTTGAGGATTTCTACTTGACCATGGGGGAGAGCAGCCTCAGAGAGAGCTTTCGCCTTCTGGCTTGCTTCAAGAAGGACATGCACAAGGTGGAAACTTACCTGAGGGTTGCAAATTGCAGAAGATCCCTGGATTCCAACTGCACCCTGTAG